Proteins from a genomic interval of Mustela lutreola isolate mMusLut2 chromosome 4, mMusLut2.pri, whole genome shotgun sequence:
- the RBM34 gene encoding RNA-binding protein 34: protein MPVEGKTKRRKKGGAVEGDHPDGGVGGNLTGDYVVGQVSGSLFQGGRPSRDRAARLASLFSSSEPPLQPVYVPVPKENTGKRKRDEEEERTSRIQRPLLEGLSNNMKAKKKLSDADKRVASRENALASADLEEEIHQKQKQKKSNSQSGIKVADKKVLDDVDHTVVNQRKKIEINQEEERLKNERTVFVGNLPVTCNKKKLKSFFREYGQIESVRFRSLIPAEGTLSKKLAAIKRKIHPDQKNINAYVVFKDESAATKALKRNGTLIADGFRIRVDLASKTSSRDKRSVFVGNLPYKIEESAVEEHFLDCGSIVAVRIVRDRVTGVGRGFGYVLFENTDAVHLALKLNNSELMGRKLRVMRSVNKEKLKSNSNPGLKNVSKPNKQGLNFASKNVGPSKSLFIGEKAVLIKKKKKGQKKSGQAKKQKKQK from the exons ATGCCCGTGGAAGGGAAGACCAAACGGAGGAAAAAGGGAGGTGCGGTGGAAGG GGACCACCCGGACGGCGGCGTCGGCGGGAATCTGACAGGAGACTATGTGGTTGGACAAGTCTCCGGCAGCTTGTTCCAGGGCGGGCGGCCCTCCAGAGACCGCGCGGCTCGGCTGGCGTCCCTCTTCAGCTCCTCGGAGCCTCCGCTGCAGCCCGTGTACGTGCCGGTGCCTAAA GAGAACACCGGGAAAAGGAAACgggatgaggaggaagaaaggacatCCCGAATTCAGAGACCACTCTTGGAAGGACTTTCAAATAACATGAAAGCGAAGAAGAAACTTTCTGACGCAGACAAAAGGGTGGCCAGCAG GGAAAATGCTCTAGCAAGTGCTGATTTAGAAGAAGAAATTcatcaaaaacagaaacaaaaaaagagtaattCTCAATCTGGTATTAAAGTAGCAGATAAAAAAGTACTTGATGATGTAGATCACACAGTTGtaaatcaaaggaagaaaattgaAATCAACCAAGAGGAGGAGAGATTAAAGAATGAGAGAACTGTGTTTGTTGGGAATTTGCCTGTCACATGTAACAAGAAG aagCTGAAGTCCTTTTTCAGAGAATATGGACAAATAGAATCTGTACGATTTCGTTCTCTG attCCAGCAGAGGGAACTTTGTCCAAAAAGTTGGCAGCAATAAA ACGTAAAATTCATCCTGATCAGAAAAATATTAATGCTTATGTAGTGTTTAAGGACGAGAGCGCTGCTACAAAAGCATTGAAAAG AAATGGCACCCTAATCGCAGATGGATTTCGGATTAGAGTTGACCTTGCATCCAAGACTTCATCT AGAGACAAGAGATCAGTATTTGTGGGGAATCTCCCATACA aaattgaagAATCTGCAGTTGAGGAACACTTTTTGGATTGTGGGAGTATTGTGGCAGTAAGGATTGTGAGAGACCGAGTTACTGGAGTCGGCAGAGGGTTCGGCTATGTGCTCTTTGAG AATACAGATGCTGTTCATCTTGCTCTGAAATTAAATAATTCTGAACTGATGGGAAGAAAACTCCGAGTCATGCGCtctgttaataaagaaaaattaaaatcaaattcaaATCCCGGCTTGAAGAATGTCAGTAAACCTAATAAGCAGGGACTTAATTTTGCTTCAAAAAATGTCGGACCttctaaaagtttgtttattGGAGAAAAAGCTGTTctcattaagaagaaaaagaaaggacaaaagaaaagtgGACAagctaagaaacagaaaaaacagaaGTAA